CCTGGAGGGGCGCGGGCTGATCCGCCGCGAGCGCAATCCGCACAACCGGCGCGAGCTGCTGATCCTGCTCACCGACGAGGGGCGCGAACTCCTCGACCGGCACGCCGGCCCGGTGCGGGAACTGGAGGAGCGCATGGTGCGGCAGCTCACGGCGCACCAGACGGAGCAGTTCCGCGCCGCCCTGTCGACGGCCTGGCACGCCCTGTCGTAGCCCTCCCGCCACCCGGCGGCCCCTCCCCTCACCCCCCTTCGCTCACGGCGCGAAAAAACTCGGTCAGAGTCGGTTGCATTTCGAAGACATATGTCAATCGAACATGCTGGAATTCACTCCATCGGGGGTAACTTGCTGGAGCGGGGAACTGCTGCGTGCGCCCCGCCCGTTGGAGGCTCCCGACCGGTGGAGCTGGTTGGAGGCGATGTCGTCGTGCAGCAGAAATCTCCGGCGGGCACCCCGCATCTACGCGTCCGGGAGGACCGGGGGTACACGGTGCTGGAGTTCCACGGCGAGATCGACATCGTCGCGGCGACCGAGATCGGTCCGCACCTCGACGAGGCGACCTCGTGCGCCGCACCGCGCATCGTGATCGACCTGACCCCGGTGGAGTTCTTCGACTGCTCCGGGCTGCGCCTGCTGTACCGGGCCCGCGGCCGGGTCCTCGACCAGGGCGGCCGTCTGCACCTGGTCTGCCCGCACCCGCTCACCCTGCGCATCCTGCGGGCCACCGGGCTGTCCCGGCTGCTGCCGCCCGCCGCGACCCTGGAGGCCGCCCTGGAGCGGCCCGGGGCCGCCTCCGGCACGTTATGACGGCGTCGGGAAGCGCTGCTCGACGGCCCTTGCGACCCGGCCGGCCCGGCTATTCGCCGCGCGCCGCGTCGAAGAGGGCGCTGACGGACTCGCCGTTGTGGATACGGCGGACGGCCTCCGCGAGGGCGGGGGCGATGGACAGGATCCGCAGCTTGTCGGTGTGCTGCTCGGCGGGCACCGGCACGGTGTTGGTGCACACGATCTCCAGCACGTCGGGCTGCTCGCTGAGCCGTTTCAGCGCACCGGCCGCGAACAGGCCGTGCGTGCACGCCACCCGTATCGACCGCGGCTGCGACTCCCGCAACCGGTCGAGCAGTTCCAGGACCGTGCTGCCCTTGGCGATCTCGTCGTCGAGGACGATCACGTCCCGTCCCGCCACCTCGCCGATCACGGCGCTGATGCTGACCCGGTCGTCGGCGAACCGCTGTTTGGCCCCCGCCGCCACCTGGGCGCCGATCATCCGGGCGAAGGCCGCCGCCTCCTTGGCGTTGCCGAGGTCCGGCGAGACGACGGTGGTGCGGGTGAGGTCGTAACGGCGGAAGTGGGCGGCCAGCTCCCGGTGGGCGTGCAGATGGTCCACGGGCATCGAGAAGAAGCCGTGCACCTGGGGTGAGTGCAGCGTCATGGCGAGCACCCGGTGGACGCCGGCCGCCGCCATCAGGTCGGCGACCAGCCGGCCGCCGAGCGAGATCCGGGGCGCGTCCTTCTTGTCGGAGCGGGCGTAGGAGTAGTGCGGCATGACGACCGTGATCCGGCCCGCCGACGCGCCCCGGGCGGCGTCGCACATCAGCAGCAGTTCGACGAGGTGTTCCTGGACGGGCCGGACCAGGGGCTGGACGAGGAAGACGTCCCGTTCCCGGCAGTTGGCCTGGAGCTGCACCTCCAGGCAGTCGTTGGCGAACCTGCTGAGACGGGTGGGACTCAGGGGCACGCCGAGGTGGGCACAGACCTCGGCTGCCAGCTCGGGATGGGCACTGCCGCTGAACACGGAGATGTCTCGCACGATCGGCTCCTCGCTGATCATGTCCGGCTGGGGCGGGATCTCCCATGCTACGGACCGCGTCCGTTCCGCCCACCCGCGCAAGCACGCCGTAATCCACCCGCCTCCTCCCCCGCCCCTGCCGGCCCCCGGAAGGTCCGGTCCCGGCCTGCCGGCGGACCCGTCGGTCCGGCGGACGGGAGGCACGGGGCGGATCGGCCGCCCGGGTGACGTGGCCGGACCCGACCGGGCCCGGTCGCCTTCCGGTCGCGGCGGACCTCGTGGCGGGGGTGACGGGTGGCCGGGCCGGGCCGCCGGAGCGGGAGGCGTCCGAGCAGCCGGACACTGCCCACCGGAGACCGAAGACCGGTTCCGCGGCGGCAAGGACCCCGTGACGGCCTGCGTGCCCGGTGGATCCGTGGTGGATCCGTACGTCACAGGTTGCCAACAAGGCGGTCTGACAGCGCAATTGGCGGGAATCCGTGTCCTCAGGAAGGAGGGCCGTCCGCATGACGACTTCCATCGAGCCCACCGAGCCCACCAAGGCCGACAAGCCCGCCAGGCGCCTCCCCGGCCGCATGCCCGGCTGGGCCAAGGCGCTCACCGCCGTCGTGGTCGTGCTCGTCGTGATGTTCGCCGGGATCCGGCTGAGCCTGCTGCCGGGACTGCGCGACCTCTTCGGCACCGAGACCCACGACCGTACGGGCCCCGCCCTGCTGCAATCCATCCAGGACATGAGCCGTTACGACGCCGCCTCCGGCAACTTCCAGGTCGTCGTGGACCTGGAGAAGGACGCCAAGTACCTGCCCGACGCGATCCGCGGCACCCGCACCCTGTACGTCGGGGCGGGCACCGTGGACGCCTATGTCGACCTCGGCAAGGTCGGCGACGACGACGTGACGGTCGACGAGGACCGTACCTCCGCCACGCTCCGGCTGCCGCACGCGCGGCTCGGCACCCCGGCGCTCGACCCCGACCGCTCCTACGCGGTCTCCAAGCAGCGCGGTCTCCTGGACCGCCTCGGCGACCTCTTCTCCGACAACCCCGGCGGTGAACAGGCCGTGCAGAAGCTCGCGGTCCGCCACATCGGCGACGCGGCGAAGGAGAGCGAGCTGACCGTGCGGGCCGAGAGCAACACCACCCACATGCTGGAGGGACTGCTGCACTCCCTCGGCTTCAAGGAGGTGAAGGTGGTGTACGGCTCCTGACCTCCCCCCCCCGGCGCCGGACCTCGTGTCCGGCGCCGGACGGGTTGGTCGGCATCCTCCGGGTTTTCGTGGGTAATCGCCCTGTCACGCAGGGAAGTTGACTATTGGAGGACCGCATGGCCCGTGCAGCGCTACGTCCGCTCGCCGCGTTCCGCCCGCGCGGCGCCGAGGAGCCCGGAAAACCTGGAACACCCGGAAAGCGCTGGAAGCCCTGGAACAGGACCGAGACGCCTCCCCGAACCGGCGGGAAGAGCGGCAGAAGGACCGGAACGAAGACCGACGCGAAGGCCGGCCGGCCGCTGCCGTTCCCGCTGCGGCTGCTGGCCATGCTGTGCGCCTTCGCGTTCATGGTCGCGTTCGCCGTCGCGCTCGCCCGCGTCACGCTGGAGCCGTCACCCGCCTCGGTGGCCCTGGTGCACTCCAACCTGCGGCCGGGCGACTCGCTGCGGGCCTATCTGGACCAGCCGGAACTGCGCGACGCGGTGAAGCAGATCGGCGGCAACCTGCTGCTGGGCGTGCCCTTCGGCGTGCTGGTGCCGGTCGTCGCCCCCCAGGCGCGCGGCCTGCTGCGCGTGCTGCTGCTCACGGCGGCCGTCATGCTGCTGGTGGAGTTCGCCCAGGGCGCGCTGGTGACCGGACGCGCCTTCGACATCGACGACGTCATCCTCAACACGACCGGCGCGCTGATCGGCTATCTGATCCTGGGGCGCCGGGTCGGCCGGGCGGTGCACGCCCGCAAGCCGCGCGCGTGACAGCGGGGCGGGGACGAGGGCCGGACCGGCGTCAGTGCGGGTTCCAGGTGTACTTGTCCCCGCCCACCCAGCGCACCACGTCCGGGTCGTCGAGGTCGTGCACCGTGATGCCGTACGCGGCGGCGATCTCGAGGACGTCGGTCACGTCCCTGGCCTCGCCGACCACCTCGGCGTCGATTTCCACGATGCGGAACGGAACGGCGGCGGGCTGCACCCCCAGCACCATGATCCGCGGTCGGGAGATACGGAGGCTCGCGATTTCGGTCATGACATAGAGGGTAGAGCGGAACCAATCGCCACGAATCATTCGATCACGGACATGAGGGCAGCACGGCCGCGTCGTCTCCCCGACGTGCGGTCCGCGCGCGGGCGGGGAACTCTGGAGCCAGGAGGTGGCGATGGACCCCGTCGAGGCCCTGGACCGGATCGCCTTCCTGCTGGAGCGGTCGCTGGCCCCCACCTACCGGGTGCGCGCGTTCCGCACGGCGGGCCGCGTGCTGCGCGAGCTGCCCGCCGCGGAGGTCGAGCAGCGCGCGGCCGCCGGGACGCTGGAGTCCCTGAAGGGCGTGGGCCCCAAGACCGCCCAGGTGGTGCGCGAGGCGCTGGCCGGGCAACAGCCGTCGTACCTGACGAAGGTGGAGGACGAAGCCGGCCGGCCGCTCACGGAGGGCGCGGGGACCGGGCTGCGGGCGCTGCTGCGGGGAGACTGCCATGTCCACTCCGACTGGTCGGACGGCGGCAGCCCGATCGAGGAGATGGGCCGGACGGCGGCGGCCCTCGGCCACGATTGGGCCGTGCTCACCGACCACTCGCCGCGGCTGACGGTGGCCCGCGGCCTGTCCCCCGAGCGGCTGCGCCACCAGCTGGACGTGGTCGAGGAGCTCAACGCGACCTGGGCGCCCTTCCGGCTGCTGACCGGCATCGAGTGCGACATCCTCGACGACGGGTCCCTCGACCAGGAGCCGGAGCTGCTGGAGCGGCTCGACGTGGTCGTGGTGTCCGTGCACTCCAAACTGCGCATGGAGGCCCGGGCGATGACGCGCCGCATGGTCAGGGCCGTGCGCGATCCGCACGCCGACGTGCTCGGCCACTGCACCGGACGGCTGGTGGGCGGGCGCGGGCGGCTGGAGTCGGAGTTCGACGCGGACGAGGTGTTCGCGGCGTGCGCCGAGTCCGGCACGGCCGTGGAGATCAACAGCCGGCCCGAGCGGCTCGACCCGCCGCGCCGGCTGCTGCGCCGGGCGGTGGCCGCGGGCACGCTGTTCTCCGTCGACACCGACGCGCACGCGCCGGGCCAGCTGGACTGGCAGATCCTCGGCTGTGCGCGGGCCGAGGAGTGCGAGGTGCCCGCCGAGCGGGTCGTCACCGCCTGGCCGCTCGATGACCTGCTCGCCTGGACGCACGAGGGGCGGACGCCGGCGGGAGTGGCGGGCCGCTGAGGTGGTACCCGGCGGGTGGCTCGAGAGAGAGGATCCGAGATGACACGCGCCGCCGTGTTCGACGTCGACGGCACCCTGGTCGACACCAACCACCTGCATGTCGTCACCTGGTGGGAGGCCTTCCGGCAGGCGGGCCACCGGGTGCCGATGCACGCCGTGCACCGGGCCGTCGGCCTCGGTTCCGACGACCTGATCGCCCACCTGCTCGGCGAGGACCGGGACACGGACGCGGACTCGGAGCTCAGCGCCGCCCACAAGGCGCTCTACGGCCAGTACTTCGACCGGCTGCCGCCGCTGCGGGACGCCGGGCGGCTGCTGCGCCGGCTGCGCGACGACGGCTGGACGGTGGTGCTCGCCACCTCGGCGAGCGGGTCCGAGCTGTCGGCCCTGCGCGGCGCCATCGACGCCGACGACGCCATCGCCGCGACCGCGAGCGCGGACGACGTCGAGGCGGGCAAGCCCTCCCCGGAGCCGGTGGCCCACGCCCTGGAACTGGTCGGGGCGTCCGCCGAGGGGGCCGTGTTCGTCGGCGACACCGTGTGGGACATGCAGGCCGGCCGCCGGGCCGGGGTGCGCTGCGTGGGCCTCCTGTGCGGCGGCATCCCCCGCGCCGACCTGACGGAGGCGGGCGCGGAGACGGTGTACGACGACCCGGCCGACCTTCTGGCGTCCCTGTCGGTGAGCCCGCTCGGCCGGACGGCGGGGTGATGGACGTCACCGGGCCCCGCCGTGAACCGGGGAACACCCATGAGTGGTTACCCGTTGAACAAACCGTGGGTGCGGACGGGACAGTGTCCCCGGGCCTCACCTTCTGCCCACGGGGACGATCGTCCGGCTGAAGCCCTGTGGAGCGTCTCGCCGAGAGGCGACCGCCGTGCGCACCCACGCATCGACCGCCCCGACCGTGATTCCCCCGTCCGGTCGGGGCTCTTCTCTGCCCGGCCCGCCCCGGGGCACGGGCGCTTGACTTCGAGCGCACTCCAATTCGTAGCGTTCCGGCATGAGCACTGCACAGCACAAGATCGGCTCGGGGTTCGACGCCCACAGCACCGCCGACGACGTCCTCGCCGGCGTCGACCTGACCGGACGGCTCGCGATCGTCACCGGCGGCTACTCCGGGCTGGGCCTGGAGACGACACGCTCGCTCACCCGCGCCGGCGCCCACGTCGTCGTCCCCGCCCGACGCCCGGACACCGCCCGCGAGGCCCTGGACGGCCTCGACGGCGTCGAGGTGGACGAACTGGACCTGGCCGACCTGGACAGCGTGCGCGGCTTCGCCGACCGCTTCCTCGCCTCCGGCCGCACCGTCGATCTCCTCATCGGCAACGCCGGCGTGATGGCCTGCCCCGAGACCCGTGTCGGGCCCGGCTGGGAGGCGCAGTTCGCCACCAACCACCTCGGCCACTTCGCCCTCGTCAACCGGCTGTGGCCCGCGATCGAGCCCAACGGGGCCCGTGTGGTCGCGGTGTCCTCCCGCGGCCACCACTTCTCCGGCATGCGCTGGGACGACGTCCACTGGCGGCGCGGCTACGACAAGTGGCAGGCGTACGGGCAGGCCAAGACCGCGAACGTGCTGTTCGCCGGCCACCTGGACCGGCTCGCCCGCGACCGGGGCGTGCGGGCCTTCTCGCTGCACCCAGGCGGCATCATCACACCCCTCCAGCGGCACCTGCCCAAGGAGGAGATGATCGAGCGGGGCTGGATCGACGAGGAGGGCAACGTCATCGCCCAGGAGGGCTTCAAGTCTGCGCAGCAGGGCGCCGCCACCCAGGTCTGGGCGGCCACCTCGGCGCAGCTCGACGGGATGGGCGGGGTCTATCTCGAGGACTGCGACGTCGCCGAGCCCGCGGGCGCGGACGACGAGCGCACCGGCGTCAAGGAGTGGGCGACCGACCCGGAGCAGGCGGCCCGGCTGTGGGAGCTGTCCGCCGAGCTGACGGGCGTGAACGCGTTCTCCGGCCGGCGATAGACGACGTCACCGGCACTGGGCAGCGTGCCCGCGAGCACGGCCATGAGCGGATCGGCTCGGCCGTACCGACGGGGGCCGCTCAGGCGGACGGCTCTTCGGGCACGGGCTCGTCGGACTGGTCGATGTCCGTGTGCGACGCCCCCGGGGACGCGCCCTTGCGGCCGGCGCCCGACTCGTCGGTGTCGGGGACGTCCGCGGCCTCGGCGGGCTTCGCCGACCGATCCGGCCCGGCGATGTCCCAGGGGTCCTCCGCGTCCGCGTCGGCCTGCTGGTCCGGCAGGTCGCGCGGGACGGGTGCGCTGGTCTCGTCCGGGCCTTCGAGGCGGTGTGCGGCCACGACGGCCTCCCTTCGCGGTGGTGCTGGCGCCGGACGCCGTCCGTCCGGCACCACGCGAGTACCTCCCGGGCGGCCGGCGAAACGTGACGCGGGTCGGCGTGAGCGGGGCGGAGGCGAGCCGGGAGTGTCCGACCAGCCGCCGCCGGGAGGGCGGGCAGCTGCCCGGCAGGAGCCGGGGGGTACGGCGGTTCGAGGGGCCGCGGGGTCATGTGCGCGGACAGCCGCGGCGGGGCTGCCGTCTCGGGCCGGCGGACGGCCCCCCTTCGGCGTCCGGCGAACCCATCGGCGCCGGGACGGCCCTTCGGCGCCGGCGACGCAGACGAATCCCGTCGGCGCCGACACCGCGACGGGCCCCTCGGCATGGCGCGGCGGGCGCCTCAGCGTGGGGCGCGTTCCTCCAGCACCGTGCGCCAGGCCGGCGCCGGGCCGATGGGGACGGGGTCGGGGCGACGGCCGCCGCGGGCGAAGAAGTCGGCGAGCGGGAGGATCGCCGCGCCGACGGTGACGGCGTCGGGGCCGAGCCGGCCGAGCTCGACGCTGACCTTCTGCGCGGGGTGGCGCAGCGCGTACGCGGTGGCATGCCGGCGCACGGCCGGCAGGAAGCGGGCGCCGAGCTGGAGGCCGGCCCAGCCGCCGATGAGGATGCGCTCGGGCTGGAAGAGGTTGATCAGGTCGGAGAGGCCTGCGCCCAGGTACTCCGCCGTCTCCTCCAGCACCGCGAGCGCCACCGGGTCGGGGGTCCGCCCGCCGTCGGCGGTGTCGCCGTC
The window above is part of the Streptomyces sp. NBC_00425 genome. Proteins encoded here:
- a CDS encoding DUF4230 domain-containing protein; the encoded protein is MTTSIEPTEPTKADKPARRLPGRMPGWAKALTAVVVVLVVMFAGIRLSLLPGLRDLFGTETHDRTGPALLQSIQDMSRYDAASGNFQVVVDLEKDAKYLPDAIRGTRTLYVGAGTVDAYVDLGKVGDDDVTVDEDRTSATLRLPHARLGTPALDPDRSYAVSKQRGLLDRLGDLFSDNPGGEQAVQKLAVRHIGDAAKESELTVRAESNTTHMLEGLLHSLGFKEVKVVYGS
- a CDS encoding VanZ family protein, which gives rise to MARAALRPLAAFRPRGAEEPGKPGTPGKRWKPWNRTETPPRTGGKSGRRTGTKTDAKAGRPLPFPLRLLAMLCAFAFMVAFAVALARVTLEPSPASVALVHSNLRPGDSLRAYLDQPELRDAVKQIGGNLLLGVPFGVLVPVVAPQARGLLRVLLLTAAVMLLVEFAQGALVTGRAFDIDDVILNTTGALIGYLILGRRVGRAVHARKPRA
- a CDS encoding SDR family NAD(P)-dependent oxidoreductase, which codes for MSTAQHKIGSGFDAHSTADDVLAGVDLTGRLAIVTGGYSGLGLETTRSLTRAGAHVVVPARRPDTAREALDGLDGVEVDELDLADLDSVRGFADRFLASGRTVDLLIGNAGVMACPETRVGPGWEAQFATNHLGHFALVNRLWPAIEPNGARVVAVSSRGHHFSGMRWDDVHWRRGYDKWQAYGQAKTANVLFAGHLDRLARDRGVRAFSLHPGGIITPLQRHLPKEEMIERGWIDEEGNVIAQEGFKSAQQGAATQVWAATSAQLDGMGGVYLEDCDVAEPAGADDERTGVKEWATDPEQAARLWELSAELTGVNAFSGRR
- a CDS encoding MarR family winged helix-turn-helix transcriptional regulator, with amino-acid sequence MVKQVELVVRSHLDELVKPSGITALQYTALTVLQRHDGLSAAQLARDSFVTAQSIADLVRSLEGRGLIRRERNPHNRRELLILLTDEGRELLDRHAGPVRELEERMVRQLTAHQTEQFRAALSTAWHALS
- a CDS encoding anti-sigma factor antagonist (This anti-anti-sigma factor, or anti-sigma factor antagonist, belongs to a family that includes characterized members SpoIIAA, RsbV, RsfA, and RsfB.), translated to MQQKSPAGTPHLRVREDRGYTVLEFHGEIDIVAATEIGPHLDEATSCAAPRIVIDLTPVEFFDCSGLRLLYRARGRVLDQGGRLHLVCPHPLTLRILRATGLSRLLPPAATLEAALERPGAASGTL
- a CDS encoding ribose-phosphate diphosphokinase, with amino-acid sequence MRDISVFSGSAHPELAAEVCAHLGVPLSPTRLSRFANDCLEVQLQANCRERDVFLVQPLVRPVQEHLVELLLMCDAARGASAGRITVVMPHYSYARSDKKDAPRISLGGRLVADLMAAAGVHRVLAMTLHSPQVHGFFSMPVDHLHAHRELAAHFRRYDLTRTTVVSPDLGNAKEAAAFARMIGAQVAAGAKQRFADDRVSISAVIGEVAGRDVIVLDDEIAKGSTVLELLDRLRESQPRSIRVACTHGLFAAGALKRLSEQPDVLEIVCTNTVPVPAEQHTDKLRILSIAPALAEAVRRIHNGESVSALFDAARGE
- a CDS encoding PHP domain-containing protein; its protein translation is MDPVEALDRIAFLLERSLAPTYRVRAFRTAGRVLRELPAAEVEQRAAAGTLESLKGVGPKTAQVVREALAGQQPSYLTKVEDEAGRPLTEGAGTGLRALLRGDCHVHSDWSDGGSPIEEMGRTAAALGHDWAVLTDHSPRLTVARGLSPERLRHQLDVVEELNATWAPFRLLTGIECDILDDGSLDQEPELLERLDVVVVSVHSKLRMEARAMTRRMVRAVRDPHADVLGHCTGRLVGGRGRLESEFDADEVFAACAESGTAVEINSRPERLDPPRRLLRRAVAAGTLFSVDTDAHAPGQLDWQILGCARAEECEVPAERVVTAWPLDDLLAWTHEGRTPAGVAGR
- a CDS encoding HAD family hydrolase — encoded protein: MTRAAVFDVDGTLVDTNHLHVVTWWEAFRQAGHRVPMHAVHRAVGLGSDDLIAHLLGEDRDTDADSELSAAHKALYGQYFDRLPPLRDAGRLLRRLRDDGWTVVLATSASGSELSALRGAIDADDAIAATASADDVEAGKPSPEPVAHALELVGASAEGAVFVGDTVWDMQAGRRAGVRCVGLLCGGIPRADLTEAGAETVYDDPADLLASLSVSPLGRTAG